Proteins from one Mercurialis annua linkage group LG7, ddMerAnnu1.2, whole genome shotgun sequence genomic window:
- the LOC126655960 gene encoding phosphatidylinositol 3-kinase, root isoform: MSGNEFRFFLSCDINLPVTFRVERLEGLLPSTKSPNSGIDSAITDDRKAELYVECALYIDGAPFGLPMRTRLESSGVSYRWNELITLSTKYRDLTAHSQLAFTVWDVSCGKDEGLIGGATILLFNSKMQLKTGKQKLRLWLGKEADGSFPTATPGKVPRHERGELERLEKLVNKYERKQIPSVDWLDRLTFKALEKIKERESSRNGSSHLYLVIDFCGFEHRVVFQESGANFLLPSPIASTNELVIVWDPEMGKINPSEHKQLKLARSLTRGIIDRDLKPSSNERKSIQRILKYPPTRTLSGDERQLLWKFRFSLMSEKKALTKFLRCVEWSDVQEAKQALDMMGRWETIDVCDALELLSPVFGSEEVRAYAVSVLERADDEELQCYLLQLVQALRFERSDKSRLSQFLVHRSINNIELASYLRWYLYVELHDHDPAYAKRCFCTYEILEENIKLADGPNGEDGFKVWNSLLRQKELTAQLCSIMRDVRNVRGNTQKKIEKLRQLLSGLLSELTYFEEPIRSPLTPGGLITGIVPSESSIFKSALHPLRLTFRTQSGGTCKVIFKKGDDIRQDQLVIQMVSLMDRLLKLENLDLHLTPYKVLATGQDEGMLEFIPSRSLAQILSEHRSIISYLQKFHPDEHGPFGITATCLETFIKSCAGYSVITYILGIGDRHLDNLLLRDDGRLFHVDFGFILGRDPKPFPPPMKLCKEMVEAMGGAESQFYTRFKSYCCEAYNILRKSNNLFLNLFHLMAGSNIPDIATDPEKSILKLQEKFRLDLDDEAAIHFFQDVINESVSALFPQMVETIHRWAQYWR, translated from the exons ATGAGTGGAAACGAGTTCCGATTCTTCCTATCATGCGATATAAATCTGCCGGTAACCTTTCGCGTTGAGAGATTAGAAGGATTGCTGCCTTCTACTAAATCTCCTAATTCAG GAATTGATTCTGCAATAACAGATGACAGAAAGGCGGAGCTGTATGTGGAGTGTGCATTGTATATCGATGGAGCTCCATTTGGTCTTCCAATGAGAACTAG GCTCGAGTCAAGTGGAGTGTCATATCGTTGGAATGAGTTGATTACGTTGAGTACTAAATATCGTGACTTAACTGCCCATTCGCAGCTTGCTTTTACT GTTTGGGATGTTTCATGCGGGAAAGATGAGGGATTGATTGGTGGGGCTACCATTCTTCTCTTCAACAGCAAGATGCAACTCAAAACTGGCAAGCAAAAGCTTAGGCTTTGGCTAGGAAAAGAAGCCGATGGATCATTTCCTACAGCCACTCCTGGAAAG GTTCCTAGGCATGAGCGGGGAGAGTTAGAGCGTTTAGAAAAGCTTGTGAATAAATACGAGAGGAAACAGATCCCATCCGTTGATTGGCTTGACCGTCTGACATTCAAGGCTTTGGAGAAAATCAAGGAACGCGAGAGCTCTAGAAATGGAAGTTCTCACTTATACTTGGTTATTGATTTTTGTGGCTTCGAACATCGAGTTGTTTTTCAG GAATCAGGAGCAAACTTCCTGTTGCCATCTCCAATAGCTTCAACAAATGAACTTGTTATTGTGTGGGATCCAGAAATGGGCAAGATAAATCCTTCTGAGCACAAGCAACTAAAGTTGGCAAGAAGTCTAACCCGTGGAATTATTGACAGGGATCTGAAGCCAAGCTCCAATGAACGAAA ATCAATACAGAGGATTCTAAAATACCCACCAACAAGGACTCTAAGTGGAGACGAGAGACAGCTCCTGTGGAAATTCCGTTTCTCATTGATGTCTGAGAAGAAGGCTCTCACAAAGTTTCTACGTTGTGTTGAATGGAGTGATGTCCAG GAAGCAAAACAGGCACTGGATATGATGGGTAGGTGGGAGACAATTGATGTCTGTGACGCCCTAGAGCTTCTGTCGCCTGTTTTTGGAAGTGAAGAG GTTCGTGCATATGCTGTCAGCGTTCTTGAAAGAGCTGATGACGAAGAGCTTCAGTGTTACTTACTTCAATTGGTTCAGGCCCTTCGCTTTGAACGCTCTGATAAATCTCGCCTTTCGCAGTTCCTTGTCCACCGCT CAATAAATAATATTGAGTTGGCCAGCTATCTTCGTTGGTATCTTTATGTTGAACTTCATGACCATGACCCTGCATATGCCAAACGCTGTTTCTGCACCTATGAGATCCTAGAAGAGAATATTAAG TTGGCGGATGGCCCAAATGGAGAAGATGGATTCAAGGTATGGAATAGTTTGTTGCGTCAGAAAGAATTGACAGCTCAGTTGTGCTCTATTATGAGAGATGTAAGGAATGTGCGAGGTAACACCCAGAAGAAGATTGAAAAGCTTAGACAACTTCTCTCTGGTCTTCTTAGTGAACTTACCTATTTTGAGGAG CCAATTCGATCACCACTTACTCCCGGTGGCCTCATCACTGGGATTGTACCATCAGAGTCATCAATATTTAAGAGTGCATTGCATCCATTACGTTTGACTTTCCGGACGCAAAGCGGCGGAACTTGCAAAGTCATATTTAAGAAGGGTGATGATATTCGACAAGACCAATTG GTTATCCAAATGGTATCACTGATGGATCGTCTGCTCAAGTTGGAAAACCTTGACCTTCATTTAACTCCATATAAGGTGCTGGCTACCGGACAAGATGAAGGCATGCTTGAATTCATACCATCACGATCTTTGGCTCAG ATTCTCTCTGAGCACCGCAGCATTATAAGTTATTTGCAGAAATTTCATCCTGATGAACATGGACCATTTGGAATTACAGCCACCTGCcttgaaacatttataaaaagcTGTGCTGGCTACTCCGTCATCACGTACATACTGGGAATTGGAGACAG GCACCTGGACAACCTTCTTCTTAGGGATGATGGGCGTCTATTCCATGTTGATTTTGGTTTTATTCTTGGCCGAGATCCAAAGCCATTCCCACCACCAATGAAGCTCTGCAAGGAGATGGTTGAGGCTATGGGTGGTGCAGAAAG CCAATTTTATACTCGTTTCAAATCATATTGTTGCGAAGCATACAACATTCTTAGAAAATCTAATAACCTGTTTTTGAATCTATTCCATCTGATGGCTGGCTCCAATATACCCGATATTGCTACGGATCCTGAAAAGAGCATTCTTAAG